A window of the Cystobacter fuscus genome harbors these coding sequences:
- a CDS encoding energy transducer TonB family protein, with protein sequence MVAVDAAEAPLDFTGFDIVSGSAERYAGGVTASNGRSTKAVPGSAAEAPGPASPGRARSVQLPARSWSCPWPREADALRIDEQTVVLRVVVTPEGRVTTAELLSDPGHGFGQAALACAREVRFDAALDAEGRPYLATSPPIRVRFTRG encoded by the coding sequence GTGGTGGCCGTGGACGCCGCCGAGGCGCCCCTGGACTTCACGGGCTTCGACATCGTGAGCGGCTCGGCCGAGCGCTATGCCGGAGGCGTGACGGCCTCCAACGGACGCTCCACGAAGGCCGTCCCCGGCTCGGCCGCCGAGGCCCCCGGGCCCGCCTCTCCCGGCAGGGCCCGGTCCGTGCAACTGCCCGCGCGCAGTTGGAGCTGCCCCTGGCCTCGCGAGGCGGACGCCCTGCGCATCGACGAGCAGACGGTCGTCCTGCGCGTCGTCGTCACCCCCGAGGGCCGGGTCACCACGGCCGAGCTGCTATCGGATCCCGGTCATGGCTTCGGGCAGGCGGCGCTCGCCTGTGCCCGGGAGGTGCGCTTCGATGCGGCCCTGGACGCCGAGGGGCGGCCCTACCTGGCCACCTCGCCCCCCATCCGCGTCCGCTTCACGCGCGGCTGA